The following are encoded together in the Gadus chalcogrammus isolate NIFS_2021 chromosome 2, NIFS_Gcha_1.0, whole genome shotgun sequence genome:
- the samd14 gene encoding uncharacterized protein samd14 isoform X1 — MDDHHKDWLRLKGKAKLVNTSGQLLNKIQSWLEKKENCAKNLWKLVKELEDLRQICNAGECVGNTVSVIGAACLLGGMVATFCTAGAAAPLLGGLGAAYLGTGTTISLTTKLIEHFVSGSSMEDAKKAAKESEIIEEEILELIEKLKMERVNPMQDASEYIAMCIFEAMSGMGHKGRLLHGFIKVGDTLMALCSFFVILSLKKRGKISTMLVTTIIQELAVAGGKFAAKGLCMAVAGGIGMVFALPESIDSWKELVTKKHVTEASQSLKNTAENIDQFCKDLRNNLKRIQEDIEQMSQQMNQQTTNNKGNQSNQNQQTNSHQGDQRNQNQQTNSKPGDDDEEDKQQNNRGHLDIQFTDSDEESDSDEESDSDEESDSDEEGYLQMGLFNIRSMVQKADMVSEVIQTNMLDVFLTTETWLRPLNFETVLRNACPPNFEFHHQARPKGPDGKERRGGGVAIQHRDAYIGQEIRVPFDTAFEYVAVVLENDQWEVPVLLVNVYFPPGYNRVQFRRFVYDFSKLLDNLEERGYDHVIFTGDFNIHMDEGMQSSAIEFHWLLNNRGLELHTNGPTRYPGRHTLDLVFTRNVDIRNLSYEYTPVEERVSDHVIILFQATPISIDKKKKKKEKKRKFIRKK; from the exons ATGGACGACCACCATAAGGACTGGTTACGGCTGAAGGGGAAGGCGAAGTTGGTCAACACCTCTGGCCAACTCCTCAATAAGATCCAGTCATGgctggagaagaaggagaattgTGCAAAGAATCTATGGAAGCTGGTAAAAGAACTGGAGGACCTCAGACAGATATGTAACGCCGGGGAATGCGTAGGGAACACTGTATCTGTCATAGGCGCTGCGTGTCTTCTAGGGGGCATGGTGGCCACCTTTTGCACAGCAGGGGCTGCAGCCCCGCTTCTGGGTGGGCTCGGGGCGGCATACTTGGGTACAGGCACCACAATCAGCTTGACCACAAAGCTAATCGAACATTTTGTGTCCGGCAGCAGTATGGAAGATGCAAAGAAGGCGGCAAAGGAGAGCGAAATAATTGAAGAGGAAATATTGGAACTGATAGAAAAGCtaaagatggagagagtgaacCCTATGCAAGATGCAAGCGAGTACATTGCAATGTGTATTTTTGAAGCCATGTCGGGGATGGGTCACAAAGGGCGGCTCCTGCATGGTTTTATTAAAGTTGGTGATACTCTAATGGCACTATGTAGTTTTTTCGTAATTTTGAGCCTTAAAAAACGAGGAAAAATATCAACAATGCTGGTGACAACGATAATACAGGAACTTGCAGTCGCCGGAGGAAAGTTTGCAGCTAAAGGATTATGTATGGCA GTGGCAGGAGGGATTGGAATGGTATTCGCACTTCCGGAGTCGATTGACAGCTGGAAGGAGCTTGTCACAAAAAAGCATGTGACTGAAGCCAGCCAATCACTGAAGAACACAGCTGAAAACATTGATCAGTTCTGCAAGGACCTGAGGAACAATCTTAAAAGGATTCA GGAGGACATTGAACAGATGAGCCAGCAGATGAACCAGCAGACGACCAACAATAAAGGTAACCAGAGCAATCAGAACCAGCAGACCAACAGCCATCAAGGAGACCAGAGAAATCAGAACCAGCAGACCAATAGCAAACCaggggatgatgatgaggaggacaaGCAGCAGAACAACAGGGGGCATTTGGACATCCAGTTTACGGACAGCGACGAGGAGAGTGACAGCGACGAGGAGAGTGACAGCGATGAGGAGAGCGACAGTGACGAGGAAGGCTATTTGCAGATGGGACTGTTCAATATCAGGTCCATGGTCCAAAAGGCTGATATGGTATCGGAAGTCATCCAAACAAACATGCTCGATGTCTTTCTCACCACGGAAACCTGGTTAAGGCCTTTAAATTTCGAGACAGTGCTCCGGAACGCTTGTCCCCCTAACTTTGAATTCCACCATCAGGCCAGACCAAAGGGGCCTGATGGTAAAGAAAGAAGAGGCGGCGGCGTGGCCATCCAACACAGGGATGCGTACATCGGCCAAGAGATAAGGGTTCCATTCGATACAGCGTTTGAGTATGTGGCCGTGGTCCTGGAAAACGACCAGTGGGAGGTTCCCGTCCTCCTGGTCAACGTGTACTTTCCTCCGGGATACAACCGGGTACAATTTCGGCGGTTTGTATATGACTTCAGCAAGCTGCTGGACAATTTAGAGGAGAGGGGGTACGACCACGTCATCTTCACAGGTGATTTCAATATCCACATGGACGAAGGCATGCAGTCCTCTGCCATAGAGTTTCATTGGCTGTTAAATAATAGGGGTCTTGAGCTACATACCAACGGGCCAACACGTTatccagggagacacacactggACCTGGTCTTCACCCGGAATGTGGATATTCGCAATTTATCCTATGAATACACTCCCGTTGAGGAACGTGTCTCGGATCATGTGATTATTTTATTCCAAGCCACTCCGATATcaatagacaaaaaaaaaaaaaaaaaagagaaaaagaggaaattcatacgaaaaaaataa